The region CGTCAGTAATCTCATAGTTAGGAGGATCCATTGTCGGCCTTGCAAGAAAGGCTGCCATTACTCTTGTGCTTCTTTACGACTAGCTAGTACACTTTTCTTGCCAATAAAATTGTAACTTGTATCTAGCTTGTAATAATGGCTACAAGCCAAGCTTGTAAAAAGCTGTACTTGATGATTGGTTGCGGTACATGAATTTCGGTTCAAAATTTCAAATAAAGTGAATTGATTGGTGAATTAGATATGACATAATGTGAGATCGGAATGTGATTACAGGATTTCCATGACAACCAACCTAAACGCTGCAGGGGATCTTGTCCTTGCAACAAGAGCAGCTTGTACTTGCCTtgtacttgtacaagctgAGCTGAGCAAGATGGAGAGAATGTCTACAGTGACCACTACTGAGACTCGAAATGACTTGCATCTGACATCAACTGGAGTCAGTCATGCAATCAGAGACACAGTGCAGTCACCGCAATTCAATGTAACTACTCgttataaataataatattattaatgccatctgtaataataattattctttatTAATTCTAGGCCACTCGGACCAACCCTTTACCTCCGAGTTTGGCAGCTCCGAGAGTGGACCCTCGTCTCACGGACACCTACCAGACGACCACAGGCACTGTCCATTGCTACCAGCCCTCAGGCACTATTCTGAGCCACCCCACTCACAAGAAAGCAGCTGGTAACTGGAGAGTCGATTACACCTTAGACACAATCAATAAGGTACAACCATGAAGGTCAAATTCCATAATGAGTTCGGTGTAATGACCCTCGTAATGTTCCTGTGAATGTTACTTTTATGTAGCTCAGCGTGAAGCCATGGCGACGGCCTTTGGTGATGGGGAACCAGTGCAGTGAGATGAAGGGATCCTATAAGGCAAAACCTGAGACAATTTCCAGCATCATAAGCCATTCTGGCAACCCACAACCTCCCATGTTGGCAGACCATTTCTGTGAAGGGCCTACTAAGGTGAGCACTCCTTTCGTGGAGGAGATAGCGTAACACTGTAATGTACAGTCGAGTATGTCTATGTTAAAGCTACAATTAAATCAATGCTGTGTGTGATGTAAATGTCAACTGCTGTGCAGTAGGTGCAGTAATAATGTGAGCAACATTTCCATATTAGGGTTTGCATTCGTCGACAGTAAACAAAGCACTGCAGGGAAGGTCTTTCATCCCCCAGAACCAGGCCGTGCTCGACAGACTAGAGCCATATATGACCACTAACCACTGGTACCACAGGACATTCAGTGGGGGAGAGCTCAAAAAGTACCCCAAGAAAGATGTCGCCACCTACTGGCAGTGTGAAAATTACCCAAAGGTGAGTGCGGCTGTGTAACTAACAGGAAATTATAATTTCAGACAATCATTGTAAGTAAGAAACTGTGAGGCTCTAGAAGAAATTGTTCTTGTACAGGCATGGGGCCATGGTATGAAGGAGAACCCTCTTCCTCGTAAACTTTCAAGAACAGATCCTGGACCAATGAGAGACCGTACACTGTTCAGAACAGGCACCATCATACCACGACTACCCGGCTCTCCTCAGCCCATAGCTAGGTACGTAAGCCATAGAGCTTGCAAAATAGTGGGCATGCATATGCGTGGTGGTGTACGTGTTTTATTTGGTATGCTAACATGCAGTGTATCCATGATATTCAGTTGTATTTCTGGAAATGTTAATACCACAAAACACGGATATTAGACATGTGTATACCAGGAATACATCGAGGATATCTATAGACTGTGCCAATGCAGACAATTCATCAAAGTCAATGCTCTCAAGTGTACATGGTACAAGATGTGGGAGGAAATGCATTACATGCTGCTGCATAGTCAGTGTGCGTGCATTGAACCACACAGAGAACTTTGACGTACTTGGTGCCACAAAATATTCTAAATACTGGATccggagtttgcagaatctttgcaacacatcatGATGAGCACTGTGCGgtctcttataattatgggaaataatattatgcttctagtaaaacagaccacagtgtgtacacaaaatccatataaggaaaGCGCTTTTTTACTGGTgtgattctgcaaactccaatAGCAAACTCTAATAAATTATGAttctgtgtttgtgttttgCAGTGGTCTCATGAGTTTGTACTCGGACATGTACAAGATACCGTCAGAGAAACAAAGGCAACAGATTTTTCACTGCTCAGTGAAACCATTCACACAAGTTGACGGTAAGTGTCTGTACGTATGACTGTGCGTGTAACCATCACATGCACCTCTTCACTCAGCTCCTGACAAGACGATGCTCCAGGCAGTCCCCGGCATGTACAAGACTGTCAACATGACCTATGGCACTGGACCCCCCCAAATAGCATAAAAAGCATGGCTAGCTAGTTTACTACTTACTGAGTGGTGTATGGTGTATATCTACATGATTTTTTATTGTACTTATGTACATTAGCATTAGCATGctcatagcctcgatcccaggcctctttgagagcggcctgaaatcgaggccaGCATGCTCACACAAGCTTAGATTAAGGAGGCGTGGCTTGTACCTACAAAAGCAGTTTGTTCCTATAATGATTCTTACCTCAAGTTGACGtaaatgtgtgcatgtgatctAGCTTTTTGTTTACAGACTATACTACGGTAGACGTCTGTAGCTAGCCCAGCCAGCTGTACACTTAGTAGTCAGTGTGTAGATAGAGCTATTGAGCTAAGAGAAAGGCTACCTTTGAACTCTTGACCAGCTCTGAACCATGGCCTTTGAGAGCAGCATCAATGAGTACCTCTCACACTATGAGAGTATGAATGAGGAGCTGTATCATAAGGAGTTCATTGTGAGTATGCCTAGTATTAGTACAAGACATGCAATGGGGTCGCACACTTGGGGGTTTTCTGTAGCCTTAGCTAGCTACGAACGAAGTGGTGATGTCTAAACGATCCACTCACTACCTTCCAGGAAGTTATAAGCAGTTACACATGATCGGTTCCGTACAGTGTACTATTCAATAGCATCTAGGTCAGCTAGAGGGAAGCGTGTACCATATAGAGTACCGTCTTTAGCAAGTGCGACCCATTAACTAATTAGTATGTCTAccaagtcataataattagttAAATCACCACATATTGCCCAACTCATCAGACTACATACTTATGTTTTGTAAAACCATTATAATGCATTCGAGATTATCAAGTTCTCATATTTTACGATATactctccctctctcctctCAGTCGCTGAAGCTGCAGTCTCAGAAGAACAAGGAGGGGAACGTGTACCCGGCCGAGGCTGGCCAGCTGCCCGTTAACAAGAAGAAGAACAGGTTCAAGGACATCTTACCATGTAAGGATTTGTGCCTAAGGGTATGTATGATTAGTATGCGTGTCCATTGTTTATGGTGTAATGTGACCTTTGCTAGGTGGATGTTAAGATGATATCTGTCCATACAACCTTCTCTGGTATCCCACTGAGATTACATAATATAAATATAAAAACCAAAAAATTGATCTTATATGGTAATGTTATCCTTTTAGTAGGCATGAAAGTTACTATCCAGTTATTTTTCCCTGTGCTAACACAACTCTTCAGTGGTACATGAGTATGCCTCTCTGATTGAAATGTAGGACGTGCATTTAAAGCTTTAAGAGGGTATGAGTACTGCTTTTAATTTAACTCCTTTCTTGTCTCCTCCAGTTGAGTATACTCGAGTGTCACTCCATCCTACTGAGGGAGTGGAGGGATCAGACTACATCAATGCCAACTATATCACGGTAAGTTTGGTGAACTGTCACAGTTGATGTACTTAGATCACTTCCTGATTTTACAAGCAGTCATGCATTGTGTCCAAATCTGAGATGAAGGGTTTctaggtgtgtgtgagtgtccTGTGTTTATGCTAGACAGCTGGTGAGATATTGTGTATGTTAGCACAACTCCTATTAAAGGAGGGTGACCATGGTGACCCCAGTGTTGTCTGCATGACTGGGCAGTTAGGATATACCTGTTGGGACAATAATGTCAACTATTTATTGGGTGTTGTGTGCCAGTGACTCAATGTGTCATAAATTTGATTGGCAGTAACTGCCGAGATCTCTCATTTTTGCTTTGATTTCCTAATTAAGTAGTTGTCATTCCTCGCGGGTCATGTATTCTCCTGACTATTCCCCCAGGGCGTTGGAGACGATGTGACGTACATAGCAGCACAGGGCCCCCTACCCAACACTGTGTGTGACTTTTGGAGAATGTTGTGGTACCACAGCATAGAGGTAGGTTGTGGTTGACAATCAACGATAATCTGTCAGAGTATATCGTCAATCGAATGTTATTCAACAAAAATTTAAACTTTCAAGTTCACACATGCTAttgcccccccacacacacacacaccccacacacacacacacacacacacacacacacacacacaccccacacacacacacacacacacacacacacacacaccccacacacacacacacacagatagtGGTAATGGCTTGTCGAGAAATAGAGAATGCGAAGCCCAAGTGCGAGTGCTACTGGCCAGACAAGAATTCCACTAGAGACTTTGCTGGCATTTCTGTCACTACTGTAAGCTCATCATGCAATCTCTATAGGGGAAGACTTTACACATCGTACTTGTGTTTTAATGTTAATTTCCTACTTGTTTCCTTAATGCCCACTTAGTCACTGATCCATTATCATATTATAGTTGTGTATAGGAGATAAATTATTGCTGTTGTTTGCTGTtgacccccctcccctccacacacagatTGCCGAGGAGAACAAATCCAATGATTTCGTAGTGAGGGACTTCCTTGTCAAGTGCGGAGGGGTGAGTCTGTAGCAGCTGGTGGCAGGAATCGTTAGTGGAACTACAGCGTGTGCAAAACCATAACAACAGCTAGTAGACATGCTCTGTGATTGTATACAATATACTGACCactcccccaccccctcaggaGGAGCAGAGTATACGTCAGTACCACTACACAGCATGGCCGGATCACGGGAAACCCTCCTCCTCTGAGCCTGTCATCAAGATGCTCGAGATGGTTCATGATCATCGCCGTACCAACGACATACCACTGCTCTTCCACTGCAGGTCAGACAGGCCACCAATGTGTAGTTAGTACAGTACTtaccactgtacacacatgagCAGGATGTGGCAGCTGGTTTAGAGTTACTCATAGCTGTGCTAGTTAAGGTGTAAGGTCATATATTATGTCATATATAGTTTCTGTTTCACTCTACCATCATTCTGTCTATGTTGTGTCACTATATCAGTATTATTCATACCCCCTGCAGTGCTGGGTGTGGTCGAACAGGAACAATGATAGCCATagacatagccaggaccatgtTCATTGGCAAGGTAACACTAGAGCCACTTGAAATTTGTCCTGTTGGTAATATTGTTGACTCAAGACTTCTCTGCCTTACCTCCCCCAGTCCTTGTCGGAGAGCTTCAGTATCCACAATCTGGTGGAGAGGATGCGCACTCAGCGACCCTCCATGGTCCAAGCCAAGGATCAGTATCATTTCGTTCACGATGTAGTGGCCGAGTTAGCGAGGAGAGCTCTCGGCTTCAACCCAACACTTCCGGCCAAGCCACAGCCTTCAAACATGGTGAATAATGTATCAAATCTTGATTGTGATTGAACTTGATTGAACTAGAGCTGCTATTGCATACAGACATCATTTGCTACTTGTTCTGTTGCTGTTGTTTACCACATTCTCATGTCTCCAGGTAGTCAGTGAGACCTCTGACGGAGTATACGAGAATGCCTCCTCGTACAACTCCCTCCCCTCGTCCACGTCCCCAGAAACCCCCTCCAGTGAACCAGAGGACTCTACAAAGGCCGatacccccaccccccacaaaCTGGGCGTTTCCCCAGCACCGTCACCACACACCCGGAGACCAGTTGCCAGACAGAGGAGCAATCCGATCAAATCATCAAAAGATCCACATGATCCGAAATATGAGAATGTGCCGTCAGCATCGGAGCCACCTGTACCACCGATCAAACCATCGTCAATTGCACCTGTACCCAGCCCAAAGCCAAGAACTAGAGGATTGAAATCAAAGGACCCCCCTCCGGCAAGAAGCCCCAAACCAGTGAGAGCAGAACACTCACCACCTGCTAAGAaacaaccaccaccaccaccgcctCATAAACCACAGAAATCACCCCCCACTCCACCTCGAACATCGACTCCTGTCAAGCCGAAGGAGGAAATTCGTCCCTTGTCCTCTCACGGTAACGATGGTGCCTACAGTGTCGTGGATATGTCTCAGATCACTGACACAGGGCCAAGCATTGAGGTGGTTAACGAGAGAAATGGGCGAAGGACCCCACTGGCCACGATTGAAGATCAAATGGAAAAGACGGGGCAAATGGACGTGAGCAAGTCGAGCAGCATCATGGACACGGTGAGTGAACTGGAATTTCTTGTTTGTGGGCTAGCTGAAGCTACAGTGTTTTTTACAATTCTGTCTGCGTGTCATTTGCTTCATATGCAAATATTATTCTCAACTGTACTCGCTGTCTTTCAtatctacccccccccccacacacacacgcacacactgtTTAGCTGCTCTCTCTGGTGGGTGATGAAGTCATTACTGAGGTAGAGGTCCGAGAACAAGAAGATACTCCGCCAAGCCCCCCTCCCGTCATTGGTCGACGGACCATGAGCATGATGAGTGATGCAGAGCCTCCTCCGGATATTCCCGTACGAACTGAGGCCAGTTACCAACTTGTTGTGGGGGCAATACCAGAGTTGGCTGAGGGCTACGACACAATCGGAGCCCATGATGATGATGGGTTTGGGGGTAACATGGATTATGAGCTTGTCCCAGCACCTACTAAAGTTGTCAAAGATGTACCAGTGTCTGTGTACGAGGCTCCCACTCCATGTAAGCTATTCACACAATATATAGTACAGACGTTTCACTACACTCCCTCTTGTAGTATCCAAGAGGGTGAGTAACTCCCCACCCCCCTTGCCGGCTGACAGACCACGCAAGTCCCCCTCCATGGAGCTACTGGGTGTGTCTAACTCAACGACCCTCCCCTCCGCTGGACCCAAGTCTCCTCGGGGTACTTCAACACGCAGCAAACTCGGCAAATTGTTCAAGAGTACACTTATTAGGGTGAGTACCACCATACCATTTATGTTAATGTTTGGTCTCTCCCaatattatacatacacaacCTTATTACTTTGCATAAAGTCCTTTCATTAGAAGGGTGTGTAAGTATGTGTAGTCTAGTCTACATTGCATCGTCAGTAAGCACGGTTTTCAGTTGAATATTAGTTAGAGATGTTCAAACGCTATCGTGTCCCAAAGCATCTCCACATTATCTCACAGACTGAAAAGAAGAAAGTGTCTACCACTGACATCACTGGTCCAGTGGGAGCAGTGGGGGCAGTCAAGACATCTGGATTGGGTCAGTCAAACATTTCAGCTAGGCAGTTGTTAGTTAATATTTTGTactgtgcataattattgtacatgttgttatgcctcggggcgtatactgtatagctggCTGTGTGTCTATTTACAGACAGCTGTAAAATCTTAGTCATGTACATTCTCTCATTGCAATCCCACTGTGATTCATGtgcctccctccctctctccctaCAGCTCGCTCCCCCAGTGACCACGGGTCCAGTAGCTCCTCATCACGCCCCTCACCCTCTCACTCCACCTCCTCCTTCTTAGCCAACGCCAGATACAACTTCCCAGGAGAGCTAGGTGcgtcacatgacatgtacatgtagttatacCTATCAACATTGTAGCCTAATTATGACTTGGTTAATTCATCCTATAAAGTATTTCCTTTCTTCCCTCTCTTAGGTTATGGCATTCGCATCTGTAAGCCAGCTGGCCCTAGGCAAGAACCCAATGGTTGGAAAGTTCGAACACTAACAAACAGTGTAGCATAGCAACACAACTCTTGCACAGAATTAcgatagataattatagtcgttTGTTATGTTCTGTGTTCTGTGACAGTTTTAGATTGTGTGTACTTTTACACTTCTTTGTACGGATTTTCTGACtttatgtacagtatgtagcAGAGTGTTTATTACATCATGTCAGTTCAATTACAATAGAAAATATTTATTATCAGTACAATTGTACATGAAGGTGAAGTGACAAAGTCATCATGAGTACACTGACACAGTGCGCTTGAGGTGTACTCAATCATGTGAGACTTCTTACACAGAAATAAATAAACTTATAGACCTTGTGAACATTGAGAGTGTACAATAACAGCTTCCAGCACACACCCACTGAAACAGCTTGAGGTGTGAGCTATCATGAATTGTACTCTATGTTGAGTTAAAATATATTATATGGTATGAGTGTTTCTGGGCCAACACACAGCTGACCCTCTAGCGTCATCCATACGAGTCACGCTGTTGGAGCGCCTCATACGCCCTGTCCTCTTGCTCCCTCCGCTTTCGTTCATCCTTTGTTTCCTCGTACCCTCCGGCGTCAATCCCATTGGTCGTCTTCATAGCCTCGTCGTCACCCTCCCCCTTGCCAGTGCACTTGTAGAAACACTTGGCAATTTGTTTGCCCACGTACTCGCAGGCTGGAGGTGAAATATTGATAGGAAAATTAATGCaaatgtttataattatagcttgttGTATATAGATTATCagccaaacaaaaattaatactagAACACTCACCTCCAATTATTACTCAGCACATCTTATATGAGTCTAAGAACGGAGTTAATAGTCAGCAATAATAGCAGAGAAGAGAGTAGAAATAGTTAATTGGCCTTACGTACTTGTGTGATCACTATCTGGTACTGAATCATCATGTGATTGTAAACAAACATTGATATCTGCGCATGACaattaatataatttatgttgaCGTTGTGGGTTCGGGTGGCCCAGCGGTTAAAGCGTTGAGGTTAAGATCGAAGGTTGCGAGTTCGAATCCGATCAACAGCAGAGTTTTCGGTTTACGATATCATCACACTCAAACAATTATTACAAGCGTCACTAACTACTAAAAGTAAGCCTTACTTTGTAAGGTAAAGGTAAGTAAGGTTTGATAGAAGAAGGTAATGACACGCAGCAATTAATCGTAAATCGCAAATTAATCGTAAATTGGAATAATGAAAAAAGAAGTATTCGTTCAATTTTGTGCTTTTTGATTAGCTCTTAAAATGTCTCCAGGACTAGGATAGGGTCTCTGTTGATACAGCGGCCCACTTGCAGTGCTGTCAACTCCTGTTTTTGCATCACCAGATACCTCTAGCCCAGACTTCCACGATCctctgtgtgtatgggggtAGCCATGATTATTAAATAGTACTATCAAATAGGAGCTAAAAATCACAATAGCAGAagtaaataatagttagacactgttttggaggtgtctatgggatttagaagtccaaaggcactgatttagtatcccgagcgtagcgagggtactaaagtggctgaaggcttctaaatcacatggacaccgacaaaacagtgtctaactcatttagatactagtgtgGATGCACAaactgcttgactacaatacaattacttgacaacggaatactaggtatactaagtaaatttgcaggtatactaagtcccatagtatacctgctctgaggcactttccccatgtacttcccatgtagatcttatcaactagtgtctaatgtTCGTTAGAACGCACTAACATTACCTGGTACAAGTCATATATCTCAGTTACAgctttttataattataggctgttTAATTAAAATAATAAATAGCTCAGCTTTAATTAAAGATTAATGTAACTATTTTCTAGCATATACTCACCTTGGTATTTCTGAGTACGATGCAGGGTCCATTGGGTCGAGATCCCCATCATCATTATCACGACCTTTGTACCCTAAATATGCAGCATTCATATCACTCAATCACATCACAAAACACACTCACTTTTACTCCTCTCGGGCTTGCTATACGGTGCTGgcctcttcttgtcttttgCTGCCTTTGCGATCAAGTTATCTTCCAGTGGTGACTGGATCTCCTCAACAGGCTAAGGGTGTGGGAGGAAGTTAATATATTGGTAATCAAACATACGTAACAATATTCGCTCACTGGAGGTCTTTCGTTGTTTTCTGGGCTCTCATTATTTTCAGGTGCATTCAGAAATTGTGCTGCATAACAAAGTtcacagtacaaaggtcacAGTACACATCTACTCCAATGGTACAATTACAATGTGATGACAACTTACTTCCATTGGGTGGATACCATGTTACTTCATTCGACTTGGTGTTCCAAAAATAGCTATGTATAATCCCTATAAATACAAAACACAGCTATAATACATTTTTACCTTTTGTCATCTTTTACTTTCTTCCAGTTGGCGGGTAAGATGATGTTCACTCTTGCAGAGCTCAACTGTGTAAACTTAATCACATGAtacacgcacgcgcacacacatgTGAGATACAAACCTCAATGCCGTGTTTGTCCACACAGAATTGTGAGCATTGATGGTACAGATTGTCTTGATTGGGGCATACGGGTTTGGACGGCTGCTTGTTCTCATCAgtaggctctgctgatgctgcatgagatcataattattctgacggtatgtacaatgtatcacACCACTGCACTGTACTACAAAATGATGTGCATCTATTCAGTATGGAAACACTGAGCTCACAAGGTAATACTCACGGGCACTGGGTCCTTTGATCAGCCCTTTCTTTGCTAGTCTAGCCTGAAGGGCGGCTGTGAGAGGCATGACTCTTCTTCATGAATTCTGTGAGAGTTGCTAGTTCCAAGAGAAGTGCACCACACTGGCCCAAGGccaaaggggaggggctgagcAGGTGCCTAGCACTTGCAACTCAACTTGCACAGCATTTTCACTAGCACTGTCG is a window of Halichondria panicea chromosome 13, odHalPani1.1, whole genome shotgun sequence DNA encoding:
- the LOC135346781 gene encoding stabilizer of axonemal microtubules 3-like; the encoded protein is MTTNLNAAGDLVLATRAACTCLVLVQAELSKMERMSTVTTTETRNDLHLTSTGVSHAIRDTVQSPQFNATRTNPLPPSLAAPRVDPRLTDTYQTTTGTVHCYQPSGTILSHPTHKKAAGNWRVDYTLDTINKLSVKPWRRPLVMGNQCSEMKGSYKAKPETISSIISHSGNPQPPMLADHFCEGPTKGLHSSTVNKALQGRSFIPQNQAVLDRLEPYMTTNHWYHRTFSGGELKKYPKKDVATYWQCENYPKAWGHGMKENPLPRKLSRTDPGPMRDRTLFRTGTIIPRLPGSPQPIASGLMSLYSDMYKIPSEKQRQQIFHCSVKPFTQVDAPDKTMLQAVPGMYKTVNMTYGTGPPQIA
- the LOC135346776 gene encoding tyrosine-protein phosphatase non-receptor type 12-like; this translates as MAFESSINEYLSHYESMNEELYHKEFISLKLQSQKNKEGNVYPAEAGQLPVNKKKNRFKDILPFEYTRVSLHPTEGVEGSDYINANYITGVGDDVTYIAAQGPLPNTVCDFWRMLWYHSIEIVVMACREIENAKPKCECYWPDKNSTRDFAGISVTTIAEENKSNDFVVRDFLVKCGGEEQSIRQYHYTAWPDHGKPSSSEPVIKMLEMVHDHRRTNDIPLLFHCSAGCGRTGTMIAIDIARTMFIGKSLSESFSIHNLVERMRTQRPSMVQAKDQYHFVHDVVAELARRALGFNPTLPAKPQPSNMVVSETSDGVYENASSYNSLPSSTSPETPSSEPEDSTKADTPTPHKLGVSPAPSPHTRRPVARQRSNPIKSSKDPHDPKYENVPSASEPPVPPIKPSSIAPVPSPKPRTRGLKSKDPPPARSPKPVRAEHSPPAKKQPPPPPPHKPQKSPPTPPRTSTPVKPKEEIRPLSSHGNDGAYSVVDMSQITDTGPSIEVVNERNGRRTPLATIEDQMEKTGQMDVSKSSSIMDTLLSLVGDEVITEVEVREQEDTPPSPPPVIGRRTMSMMSDAEPPPDIPVRTEASYQLVVGAIPELAEGYDTIGAHDDDGFGGNMDYELVPAPTKVVKDVPVSVYEAPTPLSKRVSNSPPPLPADRPRKSPSMELLGVSNSTTLPSAGPKSPRGTSTRSKLGKLFKSTLIRTEKKKVSTTDITGPVGAVGAVKTSGLARSPSDHGSSSSSSRPSPSHSTSSFLANARYNFPGELGYGIRICKPAGPRQEPNGWKVRTLTNSVA
- the LOC135346783 gene encoding polyglutamine-binding protein 1-like, whose amino-acid sequence is MPLTAALQARLAKKGLIKGPSAPSAEPTDENKQPSKPVCPNQDNLYHQCSQFCVDKHGIELSSARVNIILPANWKKVKDDKSYFWNTKSNEVTWYPPNGTQFLNAPENNESPENNERPPPVEEIQSPLEDNLIAKAAKDKKRPAPYSKPERSKRYKGRDNDDGDLDPMDPASYSEIPRGSWKSGLEVSGDAKTGVDSTASGPLYQQRPYPSPGDILRANQKAQN